Proteins encoded together in one Camelina sativa cultivar DH55 chromosome 9, Cs, whole genome shotgun sequence window:
- the LOC104713231 gene encoding monocopper oxidase-like protein SKS1, producing the protein MRHVIVEVLVLTFLVVLELSYAFAPIVSYQWVVSYSQRSILGGNKQIIVINDMFPGPILNATANDIIIVNIFNNLNEPFLMTWNGLQLRKNSWQDGVRGTNCPILPGTNWTYSFQVKDQIGSYFYFPSLLLQKAAGGYGSIRINTPELVPVPFPTPDSEYDILVGDWFYADHTDLRASLDTGHSLPTPDGILINGRGPEETFFAFEPGKMYRLRISNVGLKTCVNFRIQDHDMLLVETEGTYVQKRVYSSLDIHVGQSYSVLVTAKTDPVGINRAYYILATARFTDYYLGGIALIRYPNSPLDPVGSVPLAPASWDYASSVEQALSIRMDLNVGAARTNPQGSYHYGRIKVARTILLHNDVMLSSGRLRYTINGVSFVYPETPLKLVDHFQLNDTIIPNMFPNYPTNKTPSLGTSVVDIRYRDFVHIVFQNPLFELQSYHIDGYNFFVVGYGFGAWSESKRAGYNLVDAVSRSTVQVYPYSWAAILIAMDNQGMWNVRSQKAEQWYLGQELYMRVKGEGQEDPSNIPVRDENPIPENVIRCGRVL; encoded by the exons ATGAGACATGTCATTGTTGAGGTGTTGGTTCTGACTTTTTTGGTCGTCTTGGAGTTGAGCTATGCGTTTGCACCTATCGTATCGTATCAATGGGTCGTCTCTTATTCTCAACGTTCCATTCTTGGAGGCAACAAGCAG ATCATAGTGATCAACGACATGTTTCCTGGACCGATCCTTAATGCAACAGCAAACGATATCATCATCGTCAACATTTTCAACAATTTGAACGAACCCTTTCTTATGACATG gaatGGATTACAATTGCGGAAGAACTCGTGGCAAGATGGAGTTCGAGGGACAAACTGTCCCATACTACCGGGGACAAATTGGACGTACagttttcaggtgaaggatcagATCGGAAGCTACTTTTACTTTCCGTCGCTTCTACTTCAGAAAGCTGCCGGAGGATACGGTTCTATTAGAATCAATACCCCGGAACTTGTGCCGGTTCCGTTCCCAACGCCCGACTCTGAATACGACATCTTGGTAGGAGATTGGTTCTATGCCGACCATAcg GATTTGAGAGCTTCACTTGACACCGGTCACAGTTTGCCAACTCCTGATGGTATTCTTATTAACGGGCGTGGTCCTGAAGAGACCTTCTTTGCATTTGAACCAG GTAAAATGTATAGGCTAAGAATATCAAACGTGGGTCTCAAAACATGTGTAAACTTCAGGATCCAAGACCATGATATGCTTCTAGTTGAGACAGAGGGTACGTATGTTCAGAAACGTGTTTACTCGAGCCTGGACATCCACGTGGGTCAATCATACTCTGTTCTCGTCACCGCTAAAACCGACCCGGTTGGTATAAACCGCGCCTACTACATACTGGCAACAGCCCGGTTCACTGATTACTACCTTGGCGGTATAGCTTTAATTCGATATCCCAACTCTCCACTCGACCCGGTCGGATCAGTCCCACTCGCACCTGCTTCGTGGGATTACGCTTCCTCAGTTGAACAAGCCCTATCCATCAG AATGGACCTAAACGTTGGAGCGGCAAGAACGAACCCACAAGGTTCGTACCACTACGGACGTATAAAGGTAGCCAGAACGATATTATTACACAACGACGTCATGCTATCGTCCGGCAGACTCCGTTACACAATAAACGGTGTTTCGTTTGTCTACCCCGAAACACCGTTAAAGCTCGTTGACCATTTCCAACTAAACGACACGATCATCCCCAACATGTTCCCGAATTACCCTACGAACAAAACACCGAGTCTAGGCACCTCAGTGGTCGATATACGTTACAGAGATTTCGTCCATATCGTGTTCCAGAATCCCCTGTTTGAATTGCAGAGTTACCACATCGATGGTTACAATTTCTTCGTCGTCGG ATATGGATTTGGAGCTTGGTCTGAGAGCAAAAGAGCTGGATATAACTTAGTGGATGCTGTTTCACGGTCAACAGTTCAG GTATATCCATATTCGTGGGCAGCAATACTAATAGCAATGGATAATCAAGGAATGTGGAATGTGAGATCACAGAAAGCAGAGCAGTGGTATCTTGGTCAAGAGCTTTATATGAGAGTTAAAGGTGAAGGACAAGAAGATCCTTCGAATATTCCGGTTAGAGATGAAAATCCGATACCGGAAAATGTCATCCGATGTGGCAGAGTTCTTTga
- the LOC104713233 gene encoding thaumatin-like protein 1b, whose translation MALPLPLILLTLSHLFVSGVRSTSFVMVNKCEYTVWPGLLSNAGVPPLPTTGFVLQKGEERTIIAPTSWGGRFWGRTQCTTDGGKFTCLTGDCGSGTVECSGSGATPPATLAEFTLDGSGGLDFYDVSLVDGYNVPMLVVPQGGSGLNCSSTGCVVDLNGSCPSELKVTSLDGGGKQSMGCKSACEAFRTPEYCCSGAFGTPDTCKPSSYSVVFKTACPRAYSYAYDDQSSTFTCADSPNYVITFCPSPNTSQKSSQDQSPDPKTTTPSGTTTPAGDSSSSTTWSPVDTSMIYEGALDQSKGSPSSYHVSSLCGITVTLALAFCRMWSLF comes from the exons ATGGCTCTTCCGTTGCCATTGATCTTACTTACCCTCTCCCATTTGTTCGTTTCTG GAGTTAGATCAACGAGCTTCGTAATGGTGAACAAATGCGAATACACAGTCTGGCCTGGACTTTTATCAAACGCCGGAGTTCCACCGCTTCCGACGACCGGATTCGTACTCCAAAAAGGCGAAGAGCGAACCATCATAGCTCCGACTTCATGGGGAGGACGTTTCTGGGGAAGAACTCAATGCACCACCGACGGCGGTAAATTCACTTGTCTCACCGGAGATTGCGGATCCGGTACCGTCGAATGCTCCGGATCCGGAGCCACGCCTCCCGCGACGCTAGCGGAGTTCACGTTAGACGGATCCGGTGGTCTAGATTTCTACGACGTGAGTCTCGTCGACGGTTACAACGTCCCGATGCTGGTGGTTCCTCAGGGAGGTTCCGGTTTGAACTGTAGCAGCACCGGATGCGTCGTGGATCTGAACGGTTCGTGTCCGTCGGAGCTTAAAGTGACGAGTTTGGACGGCGGAGGGAAACAGTCCATGGGGTGTAAAAGCGCGTGCGAAGCTTTCCGTACGCCGGAGTACTGTTGCAGCGGGGCCTTCGGTACGCCTGACACGTGTAAACCGTCGTCGTACTCGGTGGTGTTTAAAACCGCGTGTCCACGTGCTTACAGCTACGCTTACGATGATCAGAGTAGTACCTTCACATGCGCCGACTCCCCTAATTACGTCATCACGTTTTGCCCTTCCCCTAACACCAG TCAAAAATCATCACAAGATCAGAGCCCAGATCCTAAAACGACGACGCCCTCAGGAACTACGACTCCAGCCGGagatagtagtagtagtacgaCGTGGTCGCCGGTGGATACATCGATGATATACGAAGGAGCTTTGGATCAGAGCAAAGGATCACCGTCCAGTTATCATGTTTCTTCGTTATGTGGAATCACAGTCACTCTTGCGCTGGCCTTTTGTCGGATGTGGTCGCTCTTTTGA